One Bradysia coprophila strain Holo2 chromosome IV unlocalized genomic scaffold, BU_Bcop_v1 contig_144, whole genome shotgun sequence DNA window includes the following coding sequences:
- the LOC119071385 gene encoding (Lyso)-N-acylphosphatidylethanolamine lipase-like, translated as MNEGALVKEKRSCLFSDYLKWNGHSSVALEQSETTILSNVKVPFNRFAVSLGECVGTHDHIWTMSLNTDSNNVPIVMLHGFAAGIAFWLMNLEDISEDRPLYSIDLLGFGRSSRPNFSTDAETVEQQFVDSIEKWREAMKIDSMILLGHSFGGFLATSYAMKYPDRIEHLILADPWGFTEARDMSAEPLWRRSLVKVFQRMAPLAIIRAAGPYGEWLVKKARKDILRKYEQAVEDENVIAQYIHQCNSAHPSGEEAFRSLLDKGPWAKHPMGERVLAGMSDTLPITFLYGEKSWMDNKYGEIIKNARPNSYTKIVIIPFAGHHVYSDNALDFNQSVNEACKILKTKPS; from the exons CTGCCTGTTCTCTGACTATCTGAAGTGGAATGGTCACTCTTCGGTAGCCTTGGAACAATCCgaaacaacaatattgtcaA ATGTCAAAGTACCATTCAACAGATTCGCGGTGTCGCTGGGAGAGTGTGTTGGAACCCATGACCACATTTGGACAATGTCGTTGAATACAGATAGCAACAACGTTCCAATTGTTATGCTGCATGGTTTTGCTGCTG GCATCGCCTTTTGGCTCATGAATTTGGAGGACATTTCCGAAGATCGACCACTGTATTCAATAGATTTATTAGGATTCGGTAGAAGTTCTCGGCCAAATTTCTCAACTGACGCAGAAACAGTAGAACAGCAATTTGTCGATTCGATAGAAAAGTGGCGAGAggcaatgaaaattgattcGATGATACTGTTGGGTCACAGTTTCGGTGGATTTCTTGCCACTTCGTATGCTATGAAGTATCCCGATCGAATTGAACATTTAATTCTGGCCGATCCCTGGGGCTTCACAGAAGCTAGGGATATGAGTGCTGAGCCACTGTGGCGACGATCACTAGTGAAAGTTTTTCAAAGAATGGCCCCATTAGCAATAATTAGAGCCGCCGGACCCTACGGCGAGTGGTTGGTCAAGAAAGCGCGTAAGGACATTCTGCGGAAATACGAACAGGCTGTAGAAGATGAAAATGTCATTGCTCAGTACATACATCAATGTAACAGTGCACATCCGTCTGGCGAAGAGGCATTCCGTAGTCTACTCGACAAGGGTCCATGGGCTAAGCATCCAATGGGCGAAAGAGTGTTGGCTGGAATGAGCGATACACTTCCAATTACATTTCTGTACGGCGAGAAATCGTGGATGGACAATAAATACggtgaaattataaaaaatgcaCGACCGAATAGCTACACAAAAATCGTAATAATACCATTCGCCGGTCATCACGTCTATTCCGATAATGCCTTAGATTTCAACCAGTCGGTGAATGAAgcttgtaaaattttgaaaacgaaaCCGTCTTAG